From Verrucomicrobiia bacterium, a single genomic window includes:
- a CDS encoding ammonium transporter, producing MMPRHALASLAAIALLLLPCLQALGADASTPLPSVEDRLADLEAYMNNGARTNDDTSLIPGPGPGHNAWQMTSTALVLFMTLPGLALFYGGLVRRKNVLSVMAQCLGIAGLVTLLWWICGYSLAFATGNAFLGGTEFMFFQGVRGDEVGHGGPWISNSIWAVFQLTFAIITPALIVGAVAERMKYSAVLLFVTLWMFVVYFPLAHMVWAADGLMAGAVNPDAPIKALDFAGGTVVHMSSGWTALALCILLGKRLGYGREPLPPHSLVLCMIGTGMLWVGWYGFNGGSALAADGIAAVAFVNTTLAAAAASFAWAMTEWIIKGKPSVLGYCSGVVAGLVAVTPACGFVSTSGAMIIGILSGVLTFFACWKLKQWLGYDDALDTFGIHGVGGTLGALLTGLLATPEANPLVADVADGLLMAQIKAIAITLVLSVVATVLLALLVKAVVGLRPSEDVEVAGLDLAEHGEEGYHGA from the coding sequence ATGATGCCGCGTCACGCCCTCGCCTCCCTCGCCGCAATCGCCCTGCTCCTCCTGCCCTGTCTCCAGGCCCTGGGCGCTGACGCTTCCACCCCTCTCCCCTCCGTCGAGGACCGCCTGGCCGATCTCGAGGCCTACATGAACAACGGCGCCCGCACCAATGATGACACGTCGCTCATCCCCGGCCCGGGCCCCGGCCACAACGCGTGGCAGATGACCTCGACCGCCCTGGTCCTCTTCATGACCCTCCCGGGACTGGCCCTCTTCTACGGGGGTCTGGTCCGACGCAAGAATGTCCTCTCGGTCATGGCCCAGTGCCTCGGCATCGCCGGCCTGGTCACCCTCCTCTGGTGGATCTGCGGCTACAGTCTCGCCTTCGCCACCGGCAACGCCTTCCTCGGTGGCACCGAGTTCATGTTCTTCCAGGGCGTCCGCGGCGATGAAGTCGGTCATGGCGGTCCCTGGATCTCCAACAGCATCTGGGCCGTCTTCCAACTCACCTTCGCCATCATCACCCCCGCCCTCATCGTCGGCGCCGTCGCCGAACGCATGAAGTACTCCGCCGTGCTCCTCTTCGTCACCCTCTGGATGTTCGTCGTCTACTTCCCCCTCGCCCACATGGTCTGGGCCGCCGACGGACTCATGGCCGGTGCGGTCAACCCGGATGCCCCCATCAAGGCCCTCGACTTCGCCGGAGGCACCGTTGTCCACATGTCCTCCGGCTGGACCGCCCTCGCCCTCTGCATCCTCCTCGGCAAACGACTCGGCTACGGCAGGGAACCCCTGCCCCCGCACAGTCTCGTCCTCTGCATGATCGGCACCGGCATGCTCTGGGTCGGCTGGTACGGCTTCAACGGCGGCAGCGCCCTCGCCGCCGACGGCATCGCCGCCGTCGCCTTCGTCAACACCACCCTCGCCGCCGCCGCCGCCAGCTTCGCCTGGGCCATGACCGAATGGATCATCAAGGGCAAACCCAGCGTCCTCGGATACTGCTCCGGCGTCGTCGCCGGCCTCGTCGCCGTCACCCCCGCCTGCGGCTTCGTCTCCACCAGCGGCGCCATGATCATCGGCATCCTCTCCGGTGTCCTCACCTTCTTCGCCTGCTGGAAACTCAAGCAATGGCTGGGCTACGACGACGCCCTCGATACCTTCGGCATCCATGGCGTCGGCGGTACCCTGGGCGCCCTCCTCACCGGCCTGCTCGCCACCCCTGAGGCCAATCCCCTCGTCGCCGACGTCGCCGACGGCCTCCTCATGGCCCAGATCAAGGCCATCGCCATCACCCTCGTCCTCTCGGTCGTCGCCACCGTCCTCCTCGCCCTCCTGGTCAAAGCCGTCGTCGGTCTCCGCCCCTCCGAGGACGTCGAAGTCGCCGGCCTCGATCTCGCCGAGCACGGCGAGGAAGGCTACCACGGCGCCTGA
- the amt gene encoding ammonium transporter translates to MKKRFAPLILLLGLASLSAVGAEEAAYADLEAFQASPGYVIFTAHNLWMMVATALVFIMHLGFASLESGLTRSKNTVNVLFKNTLIPCIGLLTYAFVGFNLMYPGDDFAGKWFGFAGFGVGVTDDVASLTDTYNAGYTYWTDFLFQGMFAATAATIVSGAVAERIKLGPFLIFSTLFVAISYPITGMWKWGAGWLDALETPFYDFAGSTLVHSVGGWGALAGVLILGPRLGKYSKEGRPLPIPGHSMPLATIGVFLLWLGWFGFNGGSVLSADPAATSLTLVTTALAAAAGAVGSMATAWILLKKPDLSMVLNGVLAGLVGITAGADLMAMGSAIVIGLIAGVLVVLSVLFLDRVKIDDPVGAISVHLTCGIWGTLAVGLFGGLAGGAQLVSQLIGIVSIGAFTFAFALILFLVIKATMGLRVSADEESEGLDIGEHGNEAYPYFQPIAER, encoded by the coding sequence ATGAAGAAACGATTCGCCCCATTGATCTTGCTCCTCGGCCTGGCCTCGCTTTCGGCCGTCGGTGCCGAAGAGGCCGCCTACGCCGACCTCGAAGCCTTCCAGGCCTCCCCAGGCTACGTGATCTTCACCGCCCACAACCTGTGGATGATGGTGGCCACTGCCCTGGTCTTCATCATGCACCTTGGCTTCGCCAGCCTCGAATCCGGCCTCACCCGCTCCAAAAACACCGTCAACGTCCTCTTCAAAAACACCCTCATCCCCTGCATCGGTCTCCTTACCTACGCGTTCGTGGGCTTCAACCTGATGTACCCGGGCGATGATTTCGCCGGCAAATGGTTCGGCTTCGCCGGCTTCGGTGTCGGGGTCACCGACGACGTCGCGTCCCTCACCGACACCTACAACGCCGGGTACACCTACTGGACCGACTTCCTCTTCCAGGGGATGTTCGCCGCCACCGCCGCCACCATCGTCTCCGGTGCCGTCGCGGAACGGATCAAGCTCGGCCCGTTCCTGATCTTCTCGACGCTCTTCGTCGCCATCTCCTACCCGATCACCGGCATGTGGAAGTGGGGCGCCGGCTGGCTCGACGCCCTGGAAACGCCCTTCTACGACTTCGCAGGCTCCACCCTTGTCCATTCGGTCGGCGGCTGGGGCGCCCTCGCCGGTGTCCTGATCCTCGGACCCCGCCTCGGCAAGTACTCCAAGGAAGGTCGGCCCCTCCCCATCCCCGGCCACTCGATGCCCCTCGCCACCATCGGCGTCTTCCTCCTCTGGCTCGGCTGGTTCGGCTTCAATGGCGGCTCGGTCCTCTCGGCCGACCCCGCGGCCACCTCCCTCACCCTGGTCACCACCGCCCTGGCCGCCGCGGCCGGTGCCGTCGGTTCCATGGCCACCGCCTGGATCCTTCTCAAGAAGCCGGACCTCTCCATGGTCCTCAACGGCGTCCTCGCCGGCCTCGTCGGCATCACCGCCGGCGCCGATCTGATGGCCATGGGCTCCGCCATCGTCATCGGCCTCATCGCCGGTGTCCTCGTGGTCCTCTCCGTGCTCTTCCTCGACCGCGTCAAGATCGACGACCCCGTCGGCGCGATCTCGGTCCACCTCACCTGCGGCATCTGGGGCACCCTCGCCGTCGGCCTCTTCGGCGGCCTCGCCGGCGGTGCCCAACTCGTCTCCCAGCTCATCGGCATCGTCTCCATTGGCGCCTTCACCTTCGCCTTCGCCTTGATCCTCTTCCTCGTCATCAAGGCGACCATGGGTCTCCGCGTCTCCGCCGACGAGGAAAGCGAAGGCCTCGATATCGGAGAACACGGCAACGAAGCGTATCCGTACTTCCAGCCGATCGCCGAACGATAG
- a CDS encoding P-II family nitrogen regulator, with product MKKIEAIIKPFKLEEVKDALGEAGIEGMTVSEVKGFGRQKGHTEIYRGSEYTVDFLPKIKIELVLPDDRVETAVKAIVGAAKTGKIGDGKIFVSAIDDAVRIRTGEKGDTAV from the coding sequence ATGAAGAAAATCGAAGCAATCATCAAGCCGTTCAAACTGGAGGAAGTGAAGGATGCCCTCGGCGAAGCCGGCATCGAAGGAATGACCGTCAGCGAGGTCAAGGGCTTCGGCCGCCAGAAGGGCCATACCGAAATCTACCGCGGCAGCGAGTACACGGTCGATTTCCTCCCCAAGATCAAAATCGAACTCGTCCTCCCCGACGACCGCGTCGAGACCGCCGTCAAGGCGATCGTCGGCGCCGCCAAGACCGGCAAAATCGGCGACGGCAAGATCTTTGTGTCGGCCATCGATGACGCCGTCCGGATTCGCACCGGAGAGAAGGGCGACACCGCCGTCTAG